One genomic window of Micromonospora sp. WMMD1128 includes the following:
- a CDS encoding tetratricopeptide repeat protein encodes MCALDGYLAERGNLVAVLFGPGGVGKSALARQWAHGRLDRFADGQLYADLRGFSGTEPLDPGVVLSAFLRALGVAPDRIPPHLAEQVTLYRTVTADRSLLVVLDDAFSAAQVRALLPASASAVVVVTSRRRLTGLLPDGARLVEVGPLPAPEAVELLGRAVGRERILREFAPAEELAGICGGLPIALVVAAGRLASRPKLTVRRMVAELADEAQRLTRLSVVDGLSVRTTFQFSYEALTPEASMLYRRLALHPGAEFGMDLVAAVAGADGARVGAVVGELLDANLVEEVAEERFRYHDLLRLYAREMSEQHDRPDDRLAAVRTMLEFYLAAARRADLVVTPYRRRLPYAYQQDLDGPPEFADRAAALGWLDRERSNLLEAGRVAFDLGLHELAWQLSDVVWPLLLYFKGYEDRLAIDERGVLAARAWGNVWAEAVMLKRLGRAYSRLGDHDAAERHGRAAVDRYRQVGDAQGVIDAEEGLATLYADTGREELAAEAYTRVLAGRRTLPNVRSVGLSCLNLGMLRTRTGRPAEALPLLVEAGQIFAELSEVDPYNAARVLIGLADARLGTDDLGTAEESATEAVRRMAGLGADSERAEAVFLLGRIAHRRGDDETARRHYREAASVFAALAAPRLPDVLRRLDELGGDADER; translated from the coding sequence ATGTGCGCGCTGGACGGGTATCTCGCCGAGCGGGGAAACCTCGTCGCCGTTCTGTTCGGTCCGGGCGGCGTGGGAAAGTCGGCACTGGCGAGGCAGTGGGCGCACGGCAGGCTGGACCGTTTCGCGGACGGGCAGCTCTATGCGGACCTGCGGGGGTTCAGCGGCACCGAGCCTCTGGACCCGGGCGTGGTGCTGTCCGCCTTCCTCCGGGCCCTGGGGGTTGCCCCGGACCGGATTCCCCCGCACCTGGCCGAACAGGTCACCCTCTACCGCACGGTGACCGCGGACAGGTCCCTGCTGGTGGTCCTCGACGACGCGTTCTCGGCGGCTCAGGTCAGAGCGCTGCTGCCGGCGTCGGCGTCGGCGGTGGTCGTGGTGACCAGCCGCCGGCGACTGACCGGGTTGCTGCCCGACGGCGCCCGCCTGGTCGAGGTGGGTCCGTTGCCGGCCCCGGAGGCGGTGGAACTGTTGGGGCGGGCCGTCGGCCGGGAGCGGATTCTCCGCGAGTTCGCGCCGGCCGAGGAACTGGCGGGCATCTGCGGCGGTCTGCCCATCGCGCTCGTCGTGGCCGCGGGACGGCTCGCTTCCCGTCCCAAGTTGACAGTACGACGGATGGTCGCCGAGCTGGCCGACGAGGCGCAGCGGTTGACCCGGCTTTCGGTGGTGGACGGTTTGTCGGTCCGGACGACGTTCCAGTTCTCGTACGAGGCGCTGACGCCGGAGGCGTCGATGTTGTACCGGAGGTTGGCTCTGCACCCGGGGGCGGAGTTCGGGATGGATCTGGTCGCGGCGGTGGCCGGCGCCGACGGGGCCCGGGTGGGCGCCGTGGTGGGGGAGTTGCTGGACGCGAACCTGGTGGAGGAGGTGGCCGAGGAACGCTTCCGCTACCACGATCTGCTCCGGCTGTACGCGCGGGAGATGTCGGAGCAGCATGATCGGCCCGACGACCGGCTGGCGGCGGTGCGCACGATGCTGGAGTTCTACCTCGCCGCCGCCCGTCGGGCGGATCTCGTGGTGACCCCTTACCGGCGACGGTTGCCGTACGCCTATCAACAGGACCTGGACGGGCCACCGGAGTTCGCCGACCGGGCTGCCGCCCTCGGTTGGCTGGATCGGGAGCGGAGCAACCTGCTGGAGGCCGGCCGGGTCGCCTTCGACCTGGGCCTCCACGAGTTGGCTTGGCAGCTCAGCGACGTGGTCTGGCCACTCCTGCTCTATTTCAAGGGCTACGAGGACCGGCTGGCGATCGACGAGCGCGGGGTGCTGGCCGCCCGGGCCTGGGGCAACGTGTGGGCCGAGGCAGTCATGCTCAAGCGGCTGGGTCGGGCGTACAGCCGCCTCGGCGACCATGACGCGGCCGAGCGACATGGTCGGGCGGCGGTCGACAGGTATCGGCAGGTGGGCGACGCCCAGGGCGTCATAGACGCCGAGGAGGGGCTGGCCACCCTCTATGCCGATACCGGCCGGGAGGAACTGGCGGCGGAGGCGTACACCCGGGTCCTCGCCGGACGGCGGACGCTGCCGAACGTCCGGAGTGTGGGCCTGTCCTGTCTCAACCTGGGCATGCTCCGGACCCGGACCGGCCGGCCGGCCGAAGCGCTACCGCTGTTGGTGGAGGCCGGGCAGATCTTCGCCGAGCTGTCCGAGGTCGACCCCTACAACGCCGCCCGGGTGCTGATCGGCCTGGCCGATGCCCGCCTCGGCACCGACGACCTGGGCACCGCCGAGGAGTCGGCAACCGAGGCGGTACGCCGGATGGCCGGACTCGGCGCCGACAGTGAACGGGCAGAGGCGGTGTTCCTGCTCGGCCGCATCGCCCATCGGCGCGGCGACGACGAGACCGCACGACGACACTACCGGGAGGCCGCCAGCGTCTTCGCCGCACTCGCCGCGCCTCGGCTGCCCGACGT